Proteins encoded together in one Oxalobacteraceae sp. CFBP 8761 window:
- the nadB gene encoding L-aspartate oxidase, whose product MKFDVAIVGSGLAGLSVALHLAQTRKVAIISKRTLLDGASAWAQGGIAAVLDSGDSHEQHVADTLVAGAGLCDETATRYIVEHGREAIEWLIDQGVPFTRDATAEMGFHLTREGGHGQRRIIHAADATGYAVQVTLEQKVRAHPNISLFEHHVAIDVITSAKLRPKVAHGSQPRCYGLHVQDVNSGDVLTFEAEHTVLATGGAGKVYLYTTNPDTATGDGIAMAWRAGCRVSNMEFIQFHPTCLYHPYAKSFLITEAIRGEGGLLKLPPEAGAQAGERFMPAHDERGELAPRDVVARAIDFEMKKRGLDYVNLDISHQPPEFLMEHFPTIYARCLELGIDITQQPIPVVPAVHFTCGGVVTDLAGRTDIPGLYAVGEVACTGLHGANRLASNSLLECVVVGRACAQQIAASPAIVNPALPDWDASRVTNADEEVVIAHNWDELRRFMWNYVGIVRTTKRLERALHRIKLLKEEIDEYYRNFRITPDLLELRNLVEVAHLIVKSAMSRHESRGLHYSRDFPDTLPKALPSVLTPRRR is encoded by the coding sequence ATGAAATTCGACGTCGCGATCGTCGGCAGCGGCCTGGCCGGCCTGTCGGTAGCCCTGCACCTGGCCCAGACCCGCAAGGTTGCCATCATCTCCAAGCGCACCCTGCTCGACGGCGCCAGCGCCTGGGCCCAGGGCGGTATCGCCGCCGTGCTCGATTCGGGCGACAGCCACGAGCAGCATGTGGCCGATACCCTGGTTGCCGGCGCCGGTCTGTGCGACGAAACCGCTACCCGTTACATCGTCGAACACGGGCGCGAAGCAATCGAATGGCTGATCGATCAGGGCGTGCCGTTCACGCGTGACGCCACCGCTGAGATGGGCTTTCACCTGACGCGCGAAGGCGGCCACGGCCAGCGCCGGATCATCCATGCGGCCGACGCCACCGGGTACGCCGTGCAAGTCACGCTGGAACAGAAGGTACGCGCCCACCCGAATATTTCGCTGTTCGAGCACCATGTCGCGATCGACGTCATCACGTCCGCCAAGCTGCGGCCCAAGGTCGCGCATGGCAGTCAGCCGCGCTGCTACGGTTTGCACGTGCAGGATGTGAACAGCGGCGACGTGCTCACCTTCGAGGCGGAGCACACGGTGCTGGCCACGGGCGGCGCCGGCAAGGTGTATCTGTACACGACCAACCCCGACACGGCTACTGGCGATGGCATCGCAATGGCCTGGCGCGCCGGCTGCCGGGTGTCGAACATGGAGTTCATCCAGTTTCATCCCACCTGCCTGTACCACCCGTATGCGAAGTCGTTCCTGATCACCGAAGCGATCCGCGGCGAAGGCGGCCTGCTCAAGCTGCCGCCGGAAGCGGGCGCACAGGCCGGCGAGCGCTTCATGCCGGCGCATGATGAACGCGGCGAGCTGGCGCCACGCGACGTCGTGGCACGCGCGATCGACTTCGAGATGAAGAAACGGGGCCTCGATTACGTCAACCTCGACATCAGCCACCAACCGCCCGAATTTCTGATGGAGCACTTCCCGACCATCTATGCGCGCTGCCTCGAACTGGGCATCGACATCACGCAGCAACCGATCCCCGTCGTGCCGGCCGTGCACTTTACCTGCGGTGGCGTGGTCACCGACCTGGCCGGGCGCACCGATATCCCCGGCCTGTATGCGGTCGGCGAAGTCGCCTGCACGGGCCTGCATGGCGCCAACCGGCTGGCCAGCAATTCGCTGCTCGAATGCGTCGTCGTTGGCCGTGCCTGCGCGCAGCAGATCGCGGCGAGTCCGGCGATCGTCAACCCTGCGCTGCCGGACTGGGATGCCAGCCGCGTCACGAACGCTGACGAAGAAGTGGTCATCGCCCACAACTGGGACGAGCTGCGCCGCTTCATGTGGAACTACGTCGGCATCGTGCGCACGACCAAGCGCCTCGAACGCGCGCTGCACCGGATCAAGCTCCTCAAGGAAGAGATCGACGAGTACTACCGCAACTTCCGCATCACGCCCGATCTGCTCGAGCTGCGCAATCTGGTCGAAGTGGCGCACCTGATCGTGAAAAGCGCCATGTCGCGCCACGAAAGCCGCGGCCTGCACTATTCGCGCGATTTCCCGGACACCTTGCCCAAGGCACTCCCGAGCGTGCTCACGCCGCGCCGACGCTAG
- a CDS encoding nicotinamide mononucleotide transporter codes for MISPLELAANLFTAAAIFLAGRNNVHTWWTGIVGCTLFGLLFMGAQLYADVVLQAFFVVTGVLGWWRWLHGKGGAPLPITHAGWRTMAWMAPVGLIATGAYGAALHFYTNAYAPFIDSAVLVFSVIAQLLMMGRRIESWPVWLLVNTIAVPLYFSRGLYLTAFLYMCFWVNAIVSWIWWRKLAKQEQVAAQVSRGEHAAAGGPP; via the coding sequence ATGATATCTCCGCTTGAACTGGCCGCGAACCTCTTCACGGCTGCCGCAATCTTCCTGGCAGGCCGCAACAACGTCCACACCTGGTGGACCGGGATTGTTGGCTGCACCTTGTTTGGCTTGCTATTCATGGGGGCGCAGCTGTATGCCGACGTCGTACTGCAAGCGTTCTTTGTCGTGACGGGTGTGCTGGGGTGGTGGCGCTGGTTGCATGGTAAAGGCGGCGCACCGCTGCCGATTACCCATGCGGGCTGGCGCACGATGGCGTGGATGGCGCCTGTCGGACTTATTGCCACTGGCGCGTATGGCGCTGCACTTCACTTCTATACGAATGCTTACGCACCATTCATCGATTCAGCGGTGCTTGTGTTTTCTGTTATCGCGCAGTTGCTGATGATGGGGCGGCGCATCGAGAGCTGGCCGGTGTGGTTGCTGGTCAATACCATTGCGGTTCCGCTGTACTTCAGCCGCGGCTTGTACCTGACGGCGTTCCTGTACATGTGCTTCTGGGTGAACGCGATCGTGTCGTGGATCTGGTGGCGCAAATTGGCGAAGCAAGAGCAGGTTGCGGCACAGGTCTCAAGGGGGGAGCATGCTGCTGCAGGCGGCCCGCCGTGA
- a CDS encoding pyridoxamine 5'-phosphate oxidase family protein produces the protein MTADRTHVAALEDRIGSLRFAMFTFRDQHDHLASQPMTKQDVDAEGGIWFFVHSATALWDSIAHQPEVNISFSDIDDSTYVSVSGTAERIVDRDKIRSMWNPMVQAWFPAGPEDQHAVLVRVVPHAAEYWDSNDSKMVRLFAVAKAAVTGKQPDLDSEHGTIKL, from the coding sequence ATGACCGCAGACCGCACCCACGTCGCAGCCCTCGAAGACCGCATCGGTTCCCTGCGCTTTGCCATGTTCACGTTCCGTGACCAGCACGACCACCTGGCCAGCCAGCCAATGACCAAGCAGGACGTCGATGCCGAAGGCGGCATCTGGTTCTTCGTGCATTCGGCCACCGCCCTGTGGGACAGCATCGCGCACCAGCCTGAAGTGAACATCAGTTTCTCGGATATCGACGACAGCACCTATGTCTCGGTCAGCGGCACCGCCGAGCGCATCGTCGATCGCGACAAGATTCGCAGCATGTGGAACCCGATGGTCCAGGCCTGGTTCCCGGCCGGCCCGGAAGACCAGCACGCCGTGCTTGTGCGCGTGGTCCCGCACGCAGCCGAGTACTGGGATTCAAACGACAGCAAGATGGTGCGCCTGTTTGCCGTTGCCAAGGCAGCCGTGACCGGCAAGCAGCCGGATCTGGATTCGGAGCACGGCACCATCAAGCTGTAA
- a CDS encoding tyrosine-type recombinase/integrase: MPVFVPINLDPLPPADPDRAAASRLGAGSFSSMYDEPVTSATSDAELAREYISHGELSPKSVANLQKELYRFLTWCREEAGKTFQQLNVGDLNLYKEFIRQPPPAWISTTKWPRNDPRYRPFTGPLSDTSRRQAMIAIKGVLTFAEQTGYLRRNPARLVRNVRAAHASRITRYLSPAAIAYALAAAEARPGDTEATARQRARDRFLLIAFAQTGARLNEIVSANMGAVYSEGDGRWWLDVLGKGNKPRRLPAPPATVGAYRDYRRAFGLLEQTSRGDRMPLVLSSRTKEYVGITDEAASEALKAIFQLAADDAAAKGDGDSASTLRLASPHWLRHSMLTNHANSGVQLKTLQDTAGHANIATTAAYLHKTDHERHDEILRSNGDRGIN, translated from the coding sequence ATGCCTGTGTTCGTACCGATCAATCTCGACCCATTGCCACCAGCCGACCCTGATCGCGCGGCCGCAAGCCGGCTCGGTGCGGGCAGCTTTTCCAGCATGTACGATGAGCCCGTCACTTCGGCGACGAGCGATGCCGAACTGGCGCGCGAATACATCTCTCATGGGGAGCTCAGTCCCAAGTCGGTCGCCAATCTGCAGAAAGAGCTGTACCGCTTCCTGACCTGGTGCCGCGAAGAAGCAGGCAAGACATTCCAGCAACTGAACGTCGGCGACCTCAATCTGTACAAGGAATTCATCCGGCAGCCGCCGCCCGCGTGGATCAGCACCACCAAATGGCCACGCAACGACCCGCGTTATCGGCCGTTCACGGGTCCACTGTCCGATACCAGCCGCCGCCAGGCGATGATTGCGATCAAGGGCGTGCTGACGTTTGCCGAGCAAACCGGCTACCTGCGCCGCAATCCTGCACGGCTCGTGCGCAATGTCCGCGCTGCACACGCGAGCCGCATCACCCGCTATCTGAGTCCGGCCGCGATTGCCTATGCGCTGGCCGCGGCCGAAGCACGGCCTGGGGATACCGAAGCGACCGCGCGTCAACGCGCGCGTGACCGCTTCCTGCTGATCGCGTTCGCGCAGACCGGCGCGCGCCTGAACGAAATCGTCAGCGCGAACATGGGCGCCGTCTACAGCGAGGGCGACGGGCGCTGGTGGCTCGACGTGCTGGGCAAGGGCAACAAGCCGCGCCGGCTGCCGGCGCCCCCGGCTACGGTCGGCGCCTATCGCGACTACCGGCGCGCGTTCGGTCTGCTGGAGCAGACGAGCAGGGGAGATCGCATGCCTCTGGTGCTGTCGAGCCGTACAAAAGAGTATGTAGGAATCACCGACGAGGCCGCGTCCGAAGCGCTCAAGGCGATCTTCCAGCTCGCAGCGGATGATGCGGCGGCGAAAGGGGATGGCGACAGCGCGTCGACGCTGCGCCTGGCGTCACCACACTGGCTGCGCCACAGTATGCTGACCAATCATGCGAACAGTGGCGTGCAACTCAAGACGCTGCAAGATACAGCAGGGCACGCGAACATCGCGACGACGGCGGCCTATCTGCACAAGACCGATCACGAGCGGCATGACGAGATTCTGCGTTCGAATGGTGACCGGGGAATTAATTGA